A portion of the Halorussus salilacus genome contains these proteins:
- a CDS encoding orc1/cdc6 family replication initiation protein, translating to MPNNDSTQTTVDEILNVDEGDSEDGSDIFEKPWLLEIDNVPDANRIVGRDGHITFLAKNLRKMRTNSVPDNVLEWGETGTGKTLVARHVCERLEAATEGTESPIVTAYINPDPISTYTSTFRKIAEQVNAKAENPLDVPYQGLSAEHYRDQKLWPVVQREFSGGLVVIIDEIDKHGEVNEVLYTLSRAQSKDDVDFPVVTIGISNDIEFKGEIESRVQSTLQPEHRTFTPYEEDQLIAILENRRDAFYDGVLDDEVIPTTAELAAEEHGDARRAVRLFRNAGEIADEEGDDVVTAEHVFEADELVEVELFMEMVKGTPLSGKLLLFALTRLDRNNPEKEWFRTSEIHEVYQTVARDVEVEPKGYNRALELLNKHVTTGVLESKKKEGGDQGKFRSYSLQGDVESTRTGLINSTPELQTLMGW from the coding sequence ATGCCAAACAACGATTCCACGCAAACAACCGTCGACGAGATCTTAAACGTCGATGAAGGAGATAGCGAAGACGGATCGGACATTTTTGAGAAACCGTGGTTGCTCGAGATCGATAACGTTCCTGACGCCAATCGGATCGTCGGTCGGGACGGTCACATCACGTTCTTGGCGAAGAATCTCCGGAAAATGCGGACAAATAGCGTCCCGGATAACGTCCTGGAGTGGGGTGAAACCGGGACGGGGAAGACGCTAGTTGCCAGACACGTCTGTGAGCGACTCGAGGCAGCAACTGAAGGGACGGAGTCCCCGATCGTTACTGCGTACATTAATCCGGATCCCATCTCCACGTATACCTCCACCTTCCGAAAGATCGCAGAGCAGGTGAACGCGAAAGCAGAAAACCCGCTCGACGTCCCCTATCAGGGCCTCTCAGCAGAACATTATCGGGATCAGAAGTTGTGGCCCGTTGTTCAGAGGGAGTTCTCTGGCGGTCTCGTCGTCATTATCGATGAGATCGACAAGCATGGAGAAGTCAACGAAGTACTCTACACGCTTTCACGGGCACAGTCAAAAGACGACGTTGACTTCCCAGTCGTTACAATCGGAATTTCGAACGACATCGAATTCAAAGGAGAAATCGAGTCACGGGTTCAATCGACTCTCCAGCCAGAACACCGAACGTTCACACCGTACGAAGAAGATCAGCTTATCGCAATCCTCGAAAATCGACGAGACGCATTTTACGACGGTGTCCTCGATGACGAAGTGATTCCAACAACAGCTGAACTCGCAGCTGAAGAACACGGTGACGCTCGACGCGCAGTCCGATTGTTCCGGAATGCAGGCGAGATCGCTGACGAAGAAGGCGACGACGTCGTGACAGCGGAGCACGTTTTCGAAGCTGACGAACTCGTTGAAGTTGAGCTCTTTATGGAGATGGTGAAAGGGACTCCGTTGTCCGGTAAATTACTCCTGTTTGCTCTCACACGTCTTGACCGGAATAACCCGGAGAAAGAATGGTTCCGGACGTCAGAGATTCACGAGGTCTACCAAACAGTAGCACGGGATGTCGAAGTCGAGCCCAAGGGGTACAATCGCGCGCTTGAGCTTCTGAACAAACACGTGACGACAGGCGTTCTGGAATCCAAAAAGAAGGAAGGCGGAGATCAGGGTAAGTTCAGATCGTATTCGCTCCAAGGAGACGTCGAGAGTACACGAACTGGACTGATCAACTCAACGCCGGAACTCCAGACGTTGATGGGATGGTGA
- a CDS encoding DUF262 domain-containing protein, with protein sequence MSRQVSDYLSEINDHIFLPGLQREFVWNPGQIEELFDSLIRDYPIGAVTEWRVRAANISDYNSYNFLQMYVADDYRPPDPVLAEYDLYNQEVEDKEPEILIIDGQQRLNSLYIGVEGGIAVYNEGRGQPSDQLQYWEGRRLCVDLFGHPEYDRDDTAGDYQFEFKSTGKFGGTDETGYSMTGDTRHLWMPVGELWNGDDEGASGNSTVLEGRALSDVVDGYVDTAELRADNETRYQLRSISMAVARDITSNVLQDDLETDSTSKDRAEIPEIFTRLNMEGSDPKPYQLLLSKLMSYWPYAEEESDRINPREVIQDWIDEFKQKFPQYEQEIDRKLFLRYTAYLVGTDLLRSNLSSIDEDKMDEIRKRWLYNEPVVAGRRFEWFRTSLEKAFQTVIESGIRSSVMNTMPIFALLGVFYYQNPDAEVSDANRESVFQFVARALLLNKYYQVLTYGKCRNWMRYLREWEPEPNEPIVFPGEELFESENISPSAEDIRRVVANARYESSPGEPVFTDTDVTAVLGLIEESYTQSMSASIGDYSVDHIYPKSREETVSESIGETVDLDRIGNLQLLPHEMNEEIKSDQWPHDWLDDLGNAEAERIQRVNQYPDVEPTPENAQVFIQAREEQITDYLIDKYVK encoded by the coding sequence ATGTCCAGACAGGTCTCTGATTATTTGTCTGAAATAAACGATCACATCTTCCTCCCAGGGCTCCAGCGAGAGTTTGTCTGGAACCCGGGCCAAATCGAGGAACTGTTCGATTCACTAATTCGAGACTATCCGATTGGGGCCGTCACTGAGTGGCGAGTTCGTGCGGCCAATATCAGTGACTACAACTCGTACAATTTTCTGCAGATGTATGTCGCCGACGACTACCGGCCGCCGGATCCAGTTTTGGCGGAATACGACCTCTACAATCAAGAGGTGGAGGACAAAGAACCAGAGATATTGATTATTGACGGTCAACAGCGGTTGAATTCACTCTATATCGGTGTGGAGGGTGGGATTGCAGTATACAACGAAGGACGGGGGCAACCTAGCGACCAGCTTCAGTATTGGGAAGGACGACGGCTGTGTGTGGACCTATTCGGTCATCCGGAGTACGACCGCGATGACACGGCAGGCGACTACCAGTTCGAGTTCAAATCAACGGGGAAGTTCGGAGGAACTGACGAGACCGGCTATTCTATGACTGGCGATACGCGGCACCTCTGGATGCCGGTCGGAGAGTTATGGAACGGAGATGATGAGGGTGCAAGCGGGAACTCCACAGTACTGGAGGGGAGAGCGCTGAGCGACGTCGTCGATGGATACGTTGACACCGCCGAGTTGAGGGCGGATAACGAAACCCGATATCAACTACGCAGTATTTCGATGGCCGTCGCGAGAGATATCACGAGCAACGTTCTACAGGACGATCTCGAAACCGACAGCACGAGCAAAGACAGAGCCGAAATTCCGGAAATATTCACTCGGCTGAACATGGAGGGTTCTGATCCGAAGCCCTACCAGCTCCTTCTCTCAAAGCTAATGAGTTATTGGCCGTACGCGGAAGAGGAGAGCGATCGAATCAATCCAAGGGAGGTGATCCAAGATTGGATTGACGAATTTAAACAGAAGTTCCCTCAGTACGAGCAGGAAATCGATAGGAAACTGTTCCTCCGGTATACAGCATATTTGGTGGGAACAGATCTTCTCCGTAGCAATCTTAGCAGTATCGATGAAGACAAAATGGACGAAATACGCAAGCGGTGGCTGTATAATGAGCCCGTCGTCGCCGGTCGGCGCTTCGAGTGGTTTCGGACATCGCTTGAGAAGGCTTTCCAGACAGTAATCGAGAGCGGGATTCGGAGCTCGGTGATGAACACGATGCCGATCTTCGCACTACTTGGCGTGTTTTATTACCAGAATCCGGATGCTGAGGTCTCTGACGCGAACCGCGAGAGTGTTTTCCAGTTCGTCGCAAGAGCCCTTTTGCTGAACAAGTACTACCAGGTTCTGACCTACGGCAAGTGCCGCAACTGGATGCGATACCTTCGCGAATGGGAACCAGAACCCAACGAGCCCATCGTGTTTCCAGGGGAGGAGCTATTTGAATCGGAGAACATCAGCCCCTCCGCTGAAGACATCCGTCGAGTCGTAGCCAACGCTCGTTACGAGAGCAGCCCGGGAGAACCTGTATTTACCGACACGGATGTCACGGCAGTACTCGGGCTCATTGAGGAATCGTATACGCAATCGATGTCTGCCAGTATTGGCGATTACTCGGTTGACCACATCTACCCGAAAAGCAGGGAAGAGACTGTATCTGAATCTATTGGAGAGACTGTTGATCTTGATCGAATCGGGAATCTACAGCTGTTGCCACACGAGATGAACGAAGAGATCAAAAGCGACCAGTGGCCCCACGACTGGTTGGATGATCTCGGCAACGCCGAGGCTGAGCGTATCCAACGGGTAAATCAGTACCCCGATGTCGAACCTACGCCGGAGAACGCACAGGTGTTTATCCAGGCTCGCGAAGAGCAGATCACCGACTACCTGATTGACAAGTACGTCAAGTGA
- a CDS encoding DUF6610 family protein has protein sequence MALTARTTSNAASKIAAARQADHVAFLHRVPFAYDARRLGFLTGFREDCTYQQQQFKALELPVGMLDNDFRNPDLDRYVERFFEHEPQVGVIGDAYGIDEVDRYVAAAREIKGSYPESNLVIVPKCRGAVHAIPDGLVVGYSRGYADRLAHEFSEPSDWRGRRVHILGGSPPKQLDVIKQLTRPTLTGDPPADIVGLDWNGLHRGAQFGEFWTASGWDDSGRDAEHMTIRKTVRCSLAKVREFWQARGIWPESTTQKDSVEFEYRGPSPSDIESAACTECDVNIWTTERGPFVAEYDTGEICGYCSYDCYFTHRQQNQLEELAGEQSVYFPPA, from the coding sequence ATGGCACTCACAGCGAGGACGACCAGCAACGCAGCCAGCAAAATTGCAGCTGCTCGGCAGGCAGACCACGTGGCGTTCCTCCATCGAGTTCCGTTCGCATATGACGCGCGACGACTCGGCTTTCTTACAGGCTTTCGGGAGGACTGTACCTACCAACAGCAGCAGTTCAAAGCGTTAGAGTTGCCAGTCGGGATGCTCGATAACGATTTTAGAAATCCAGACCTTGATCGGTACGTCGAGCGCTTTTTCGAGCACGAACCCCAGGTCGGGGTGATTGGTGATGCCTACGGAATCGACGAGGTGGACCGATACGTCGCTGCTGCTCGCGAGATCAAAGGAAGCTACCCAGAATCGAACCTCGTCATCGTCCCCAAATGCCGTGGCGCGGTTCACGCGATCCCTGATGGCCTCGTCGTCGGGTACTCCCGGGGGTACGCCGACCGACTCGCTCACGAGTTCTCAGAGCCGAGCGATTGGCGTGGTCGTCGTGTCCACATACTTGGAGGAAGTCCGCCAAAACAACTGGACGTCATTAAGCAGCTCACCCGTCCCACGCTGACTGGAGACCCACCCGCAGATATCGTCGGTCTCGACTGGAATGGGCTTCACCGTGGCGCACAGTTCGGCGAGTTCTGGACAGCTAGTGGGTGGGACGACAGCGGTCGCGACGCCGAGCACATGACGATCCGAAAAACCGTTCGGTGCAGTCTCGCGAAGGTTCGAGAATTCTGGCAGGCACGAGGTATATGGCCCGAATCGACAACTCAGAAAGACAGCGTCGAGTTCGAGTATCGCGGCCCGTCACCGAGTGATATCGAGAGTGCAGCGTGTACTGAGTGCGATGTGAACATTTGGACGACTGAACGAGGTCCCTTCGTAGCAGAGTACGATACGGGAGAGATCTGTGGATACTGTAGCTACGACTGCTACTTCACGCATCGGCAGCAGAACCAGCTCGAAGAGCTAGCCGGCGAACAAAGCGTCTACTTCCCGCCAGCCTGA
- a CDS encoding zinc-ribbon domain-containing protein, with the protein MPYCPNCGDRVKDIHHYCGSCGQALSETAESEKDPPMAVDREGFLSLRSLSYVNNLLNGEEELDRDSVSYTHYREK; encoded by the coding sequence ATGCCCTACTGCCCGAATTGCGGAGACCGAGTCAAAGATATTCATCACTACTGTGGATCATGTGGTCAGGCGCTTTCTGAGACTGCAGAGTCAGAGAAGGATCCTCCGATGGCCGTCGATCGTGAGGGGTTCCTCTCGTTGCGCTCACTCTCGTACGTCAACAACCTACTGAACGGAGAGGAAGAGCTAGACAGAGACTCAGTGTCGTACACACATTATCGCGAGAAGTGA
- a CDS encoding ArdC-like ssDNA-binding domain-containing protein: MATSSDSSVSFEETDTRHDEMHSTIEEWIDDLVDRVDDAQASEEFQEWLDVQSRFHDYSHRNTLLIKLQYPEATKVAGYNTWRNDFDRHVQEGEQAIWIWAPIITKRCPECENSPSYHEKIGCEYNETSTDEWSKGLVGFKPAPVFDVSQTDGEPLPELETAAMGDADDLVPALKRAADELGVTVRIVDADDWDYGDAKGVCKYRSLHDLQPVVEAIARSNQADLAVTLIHEYAHALLHFDIEDEPERAKREVEAEAVAYIVGRCFGLDTSGSAFYLAAWQGDDSEAIQERLGRISSTAQEIIGSLVE, encoded by the coding sequence ATGGCTACGAGTAGTGATTCGTCGGTCTCGTTCGAGGAGACCGACACCCGACACGACGAGATGCACAGTACCATCGAAGAGTGGATCGACGACCTCGTCGACCGCGTCGACGATGCACAAGCAAGTGAGGAGTTCCAGGAGTGGTTAGATGTCCAGAGTCGCTTCCACGACTATTCGCACCGAAATACGCTCCTCATCAAACTCCAGTATCCAGAGGCAACGAAGGTCGCGGGCTACAACACGTGGCGAAACGACTTCGATCGGCACGTCCAGGAAGGCGAACAGGCCATCTGGATCTGGGCCCCGATCATCACCAAGCGATGTCCCGAGTGTGAGAATTCGCCCAGCTACCACGAGAAAATCGGCTGTGAGTACAACGAGACGTCGACGGATGAGTGGTCAAAAGGCCTCGTCGGGTTCAAACCAGCACCAGTCTTCGACGTGTCCCAGACCGACGGAGAACCGCTTCCCGAACTGGAGACGGCAGCGATGGGCGACGCCGACGACCTGGTGCCAGCGCTCAAAAGAGCAGCTGACGAACTCGGTGTGACGGTACGCATTGTCGATGCTGACGACTGGGACTATGGCGACGCGAAGGGAGTCTGTAAGTACCGGAGCCTACACGACCTCCAGCCAGTCGTCGAAGCGATAGCCCGATCGAACCAAGCAGATCTCGCTGTCACGCTGATCCATGAGTACGCCCACGCGTTGCTCCACTTCGATATCGAAGATGAACCCGAACGGGCAAAGCGCGAGGTCGAAGCAGAAGCCGTCGCGTACATTGTCGGTCGGTGTTTCGGACTTGACACGAGCGGATCTGCATTCTATCTCGCTGCGTGGCAGGGCGATGACTCAGAAGCAATTCAAGAGCGCCTCGGTCGAATCAGTTCGACTGCTCAGGAGATCATTGGGTCACTCGTGGAGTAA